The proteins below come from a single Balaenoptera ricei isolate mBalRic1 chromosome 17, mBalRic1.hap2, whole genome shotgun sequence genomic window:
- the CHMP4C gene encoding charged multivesicular body protein 4c — protein MSKLGKFFKGGGSSKSRAAPSSQEALARLRETEEMLSKKQEYLENRIQRELSLAKKHGTQNKRAALQALKRKKRFEKQLTQIDGTLSTIEFQREALENSHTNTEVLRNMGIAAKAMKAVHENMDLNKIDDLMQEITEQQDVAQEISEAFSQRVGFGDNFDEDELMAELEELEQEELNKKMANIRLPNVPSSSLPAQPDRVPGRMSSTSSSAHRSRAASSRRAEEEDDDIKQLAAWAT, from the exons ATGAGCAAGTTGGGCAAGTTTTTTAAAGGGGGAGGCTCTTCCAAGAGCCGAgctgctcccagctcccaggaaGCCCTGGCTCGACTTCGGGAGACAGAAGAGATGCTGAGCAAGAAACAAGAGTACCTGGAAAATCGAATCCAGAGGGAGCTCAGCCTGGCCAAGAAGCACGGCACGCAGAATAAACGAG CTGCATTACAGGcactaaagagaaagaagaggtttGAGAAGCAGCTCACTCAGATTGATGGCACACTTTCTACCATTGAGTTCCAGAGAGAAGCCTTGGAAAACTCACACACCAACACGGAAGTGTTAAGGAACATGGGCATTGCAGCAAAAGCCATGAAAGCAGTTCATGAAAACAT GGATCTGAACAAAATAGATGATTTGATGCAAGAGATCACAGAGCAACAGGATGTTGCCCAAGAAATCTCAGAAGCGTTTTCTCAACGAGTTGGATTTGGCGATAACTTTGATGAG GATGAGCTGATGGCAGAACTTGAGGAACTGGAGCAGGaagaattaaataagaagatgGCAAATATCCGACTTCCAAATgtgccttcctcctccctcccagcacaGCCAGACAGAGTACCAGGTCGCATGTCAAGCACGTCCTCCTCTGCACATCGATCCCGAGCAG catCTTCCAGGAGGGCAGAAGAAGAGGATGATGATATCAAACAATTGGCAGCTTGGGCTACTTAA